CGTCTGCCGCGCAGTCGGAAACTGTCACCCTACAGAACGTTCAAGTCGAGCAGTTACAGTTAGCGAACGCGACGGTCGAGGACGCGACGATTCAGACCATGCAGGTGGATTCGGTCGAAGTCGTCAGCCAGAACCGGACCCTCGACAACGCGGCGCTCGAAAACGTCAGGCTCCAGAGTCTCTCGGTCCGGAGCGTCTCGATGGAAACCCTCCAGACCGACGACCAGAGCCTCTCGCAGGCGCTGAGCGGGAACACCTCCGTCGAGTCCGCCACGGTGCAGGACCTGACCATCGAGCAGATGAACGTCTCGCAGTTGGTCGTCCAGAACGTCCGCGTCGAGAGCGGCGGCGAGGCGACCACCGAGGAGGCCGCGCTCCAAGAAGAGACGACGACCGAAGCGGACGGTGAGGAAACGACTGTCGCGGAGGGCGAAGAGACGACGGTCGCCGCACAGGAAACGACCACGGCGACCGCGGGCGAGCAGACGCAACTCGAAGCTGTCACGGTCGAGAGCGCGACCATCCAGACCGTGAGCGTGAGCGAGATGAGCATCCAGACGCTCGTCCTCATGGACATCGGCGCGGAAGCCGACCAGACGCCCGCCGAGGAAGAAGAAACGACGACCGAAGCGGACGCCGAGAGTACGACCGAGGCCGAGGAGACCGCCGACCCCGTCGAGGAGACCACCGCGGCCGACGAGGAAACGGTAATCGATGAGGAGACGACGACCGAAGAGGTCGCGCTCCAAGAGGAGACGACCACTGTGATGGACCAAGAGACTACCGAGGCGGACGACGGGGTCGTCGCCGAGGAAGAACAAGAAACCACGACCGAGGCGGACGACGGAATGGTCGCTGACGAAGAACAGGAAACCACGACCGAGGAGGCCGCTGGCGAGACCGAGCAAGTCGGCGAGGCGACCGTCAGTAGCGTCTCGGCCGATAGCGTGAGCGTCCAGCGCGCGACCGTCGGGTCGGCCGCGGCCAGCGCCATCGATGTTGGGAGCGGGCAGCTCGCGCTCATCTCCATTCAGAACCTGAACGCGCCCGGTTCGGTCGAACAGGGCGAGTCGTTCACCGTTGAGGCCGTCCTCGTCAACGTCGGGAACGACCGAGTCGCAAAGCAGTTCTCGTACCGCATCGCGGGTAACGTCATCGATTCCGAACTCGTGCAGGTGCCCGCGGATGGCTCCACGACGGTGACGTTCAACGCCAGCATCGGCGCGTTCCCGGCCGGAACGTACACCCACGGCGTCTACACCGACATAGCGCGCTCGACCGCGCAACTCGACATTACTGAGACCGAGGAGACCGACGGCGGCGAGATGAACATCGAAGAGACGACGACCGAAGACGACGAGACTACGACTGAAGCCGACGAGGAAACTGACGAAACCGACGACGAGACCACGACTGAAGCCGACGAAATCGGTGACGAGACTACGACTGAAGCCGACGGGGAAACTGACGAAACCGACGACGAGACGACCACCGCGGAAGTGTAGCCCGGTCCCCAATTTCGATTCTTTCGGCTCTCACTCGCTCGCCGAGCGACTGCTGACCGCGGTCTGCATCGCCTCGGAGTTGAACGCGCTCCCGGCGTTCCCGTCGCCGTCGAGGACGATGACGCCCGCCGACGAGCCGGTGAGTTCCGCGAACGCCTCAACGGCGCGGTCGGCCGCGGTCTGGGCGTCGTCGCCGGATTCGAGGTGGCGGACCGCCCGCCGGGTGAGCGTCGTCTTGGCGATGTCCTCGCCCGCGCCCGTCGCGCTGGCCGCGCCCGCAGGGGCCGCGAAGAAGCCGCTCCCGATTTGGGGCACGTCGCCGACCCGGCCCGCGAGCGCGAGCCATCGGCCGCCGGTCGAGGTCGCCGCGGCGAACTCGTCGGTCTCGGGGTCGTAGGCGACCGCGCCCACGGTGTCGTGGTCCTTGTGGTCGTCCGTCGGGTCGTCGCTCTCGGCGCTGTCCGGGTTCCCGCCGAACTTTTCGGTGAGCCAATCGAGGTGTTCGCTCGGGGTGCCCTCCGGCGTCGAATCGAGGTCGTCCCACTTCTCGCGGGTGTCGGCCGACCAGAGGTCCACGTCGGTCTCGACGCCGTAGTCCGCGGCGAGTTCCACCGCGTGGTCGCCCGAGACGAGGACGTGGGGGGTCTCCTCCATGACGACGCGCGCAGCGCTGACCGCGTGTTCGACGCCGGGCATCGAGCAGACTGCGCCCGCCTCGCGGTCGTCGGTCATCAGGCCCGCGTCGGTCCGAATCGCGCCGTCGCTCTGGACCGCGCCGCCGACGCCCGCGTTGAACCGCGGCGAGGATTCGAGGACGCGAACCGCGGCCTCGACCGCGTCCACGACCGAGGATTCGCCCGCGCCGGTCTCGGCCGCCTCGTCCAACACTGCCTGTCTGGGTTCGGGTTCGTCGGGGGCGCTCCCCGCACCGCCGTGTACGATGACGTTCATGCGAGGTGGTGGTTCCCCATCGGCCTTAAAATCGGGTTACTCGGCGAGGAAGTGTGACAGGGCGTGTCGCCGCGAGGCGGTGTGTCACGAGATCGAACGGAAGCAGGTGGTCACCCGCGACTCCACGGGAATGAGTCACGACACCAAACTAGGAATATTAGGACGTATGTGGGACTCGCAGGACTAAACGGTAGCCCTTTTATTCCCCTCGCTCGCAGATTCACACGTCATGAGCTACGACAAGGTCGAAGTCCCTGAAGACGGCGAGAAGATTACCGTCGCGGAAGAAGGCGAGGACGGACTCGAAGTACCCGACAACCCGATTATCCCCATCATCCACGGGGACGGAATCGGACAGGACGTTGGTCCGGCCGCCCAGAAAGTCCTCAGCAAGGCCGCCGAGGCGACAGGCCGCGACGTGAGCTGGATGCGACTCTACGCCGGTGAGAGCGCCCGAGAGAAGTACGACGAGAACCTCCCCGACGAGACGGTTGACGCCATCCGCGAACACCGCGTCGCCATCAAGGGTCCGCTCACGACCCCCGTCGGCGCTGGCTTCCGCTCGCTGAACGTCGCGCTCCGCCAGACGCTCGACCTCTACGCGAACGTCCGACCGACCTACTACCTCGACGGCGTTCCGTCCCCGATGAAAGCGCCCGAGGAGATGGACATGGTCACGTTCCGAGAGAACACCGAGGACGTGTACGCCGGTATCGAGTGGGAGGCCGGAACCGACGAGGCCGAGAAGGTTCGAGATTTCGTCGAGGACGAGATGGACTTCGACGGCGTCATGCACGAGGGCGACATCGGTCTCGGTCTCAAGCCCATCTCCGAGAAGGGCAGCAAGCGGCTCGTCCGCGAGGCCATCGATTACGCCATCGAGAACGACCGCGACAAGGTCACGCTCGTCCACAAGGGCAACATCATGAAGTTCACCGAGGGTCAGTTCGGTGACTGGGGCATGGAGGTCGCCGACGAGGAGTACCCCGACGAGGAAGTCTTCGCCGCGCCCGACTCGCTCTGGGAAGAGCAGGACGAAGTGGAAATCCCGGAGGACGCCGTCATGGTCGAGGAGCGCCTCGCCGACGCGATGCTCCAGTGGATGCAGCTCCGTACCGACGAGTTCGACGTGCTCGCCATGCCGAACCTCAACGGCGACTACCTCTCGGACGCCGCGGGTGCCCAAATCGGCGGTCTGGGCATCGCGCCCGGCGCGAACTTCGGTGACAACCGCTGTCTCGCCGAGCCGGTTCACGGCTCCGCGCCCAAGCGCGCCGGTCAGGACAAGGCCAACCCGTCCGCACTCATCCTCTCGGGTCGGCTCCTGTTCGAGTACCTCGGTTGGGACGACACCGGCAAACTCATCCGCGACGCCGTCGAGGAGACCATCTCCTCGGGCAAGGTCACGTACGACCTCGAACGCCAGATCGAGGGCGGCGAGAAGCTCAGCACCACCGAGTACGCCGAGGCCATCTGCGACAAAATCGACGAACTCGCGTAGAGTCGCGTTCTCTCCGTATTTTTCTTTTCGCGCGTCACTCGATAGGGAGACCATCGTTTCGCGCCCCACTTTATTTCACATATATTTCGAGGTAAGATTCATAAAACTCGGCGCGAGAGGGTAGTACATGAGTACACAGGAGATTCCGAGAGCCGGAAGCCGCCTCGACGAATGGCTCGCAGCGAACTTCGCACAGCTCCTTCCGTGGAAGCGCCGCGCCGAGGCGTTCTACCACGAGAAGCGCGCCGAGTTCGCGGGTGAGGACTACGAGACCGCCCGCGAACACTACGACGCTGCCATCGGGGTCTGGGGTCGCCTCGGCGACACCAAGCGAGCGGTTGACCTCGGCCTGCGACTGGCGGACCTCGCGGACCGGAACCGCGACTACGCCACGGCGCGCGAGCATTACGAGCGCGTGGTCGAACTCCACGCCCGCCGAGAGAACGCCCGCAAGGCGCTCGACGCGCTCGAACCGATGCTCGACGTGCTGGACGAGCAGGGCGCAGACGACGAACTCGCGCAGTGGTGGGGCCACGCGCTGATGATTCTCGGGGAAGCCGACCCCGGTGAACTCTCGACCGCGCGCCGCGACGAGTTGATCGAACGGTACGCCGACCGAATTCGCACCGAGGACAGCGCCGGTCGGCTCTACGGAATCGCGCTCACGCGCCTGCTCGCGGGCGAAGACGAGATCGGCGCGGACCTGCTGGACGCGACGTGGGAGCGTGCCGACGTGGTGCGCGAGCAGGTCGGGCAGTTCCGGGTCGTCCTCGCGGCGGGCGTCGGCCGCGTCGCCTACGCGGACCTGACCGACCGCGACGCGGACCGCGAGGCGACCCTCGACTTCGTGGGAGACCACCGCGAGAAGCTCTCTGAGCCAGCGACCGCACTCTTCGAACGCCTCTCGGAGGGCGAGACCGACGCGACCCCCGGAGACCTGAAAACCGGCGTCGAACCGGACGACGAGGCGGAACTCCGCGACGTGGAGAGCGAGGTGTTCGGGCGGTTCCTCGAACGGTTGGCGTGAGTCGGCGAGCGCGATTGCTGACGTTTCGACCGCCGTCGCGGGGCAGGGCGAATATCGCGGTACAGCCACGACTCGCTCGAACACGCACATCTCTCTCGGAACGACACTCTCAGGGTTCCCGAACCGACAGTCACAGCCATGCGCGTCAGCGTCATCGGCGGGAGTACCGTCACCGAATCGGAAGCGAAGACCGCCGAGCGGGTTGGCCGCCGTCTCG
This genomic stretch from Halorussus pelagicus harbors:
- the icd gene encoding isocitrate dehydrogenase (NADP(+)); translated protein: MSYDKVEVPEDGEKITVAEEGEDGLEVPDNPIIPIIHGDGIGQDVGPAAQKVLSKAAEATGRDVSWMRLYAGESAREKYDENLPDETVDAIREHRVAIKGPLTTPVGAGFRSLNVALRQTLDLYANVRPTYYLDGVPSPMKAPEEMDMVTFRENTEDVYAGIEWEAGTDEAEKVRDFVEDEMDFDGVMHEGDIGLGLKPISEKGSKRLVREAIDYAIENDRDKVTLVHKGNIMKFTEGQFGDWGMEVADEEYPDEEVFAAPDSLWEEQDEVEIPEDAVMVEERLADAMLQWMQLRTDEFDVLAMPNLNGDYLSDAAGAQIGGLGIAPGANFGDNRCLAEPVHGSAPKRAGQDKANPSALILSGRLLFEYLGWDDTGKLIRDAVEETISSGKVTYDLERQIEGGEKLSTTEYAEAICDKIDELA
- a CDS encoding tetratricopeptide repeat protein — protein: MSTQEIPRAGSRLDEWLAANFAQLLPWKRRAEAFYHEKRAEFAGEDYETAREHYDAAIGVWGRLGDTKRAVDLGLRLADLADRNRDYATAREHYERVVELHARRENARKALDALEPMLDVLDEQGADDELAQWWGHALMILGEADPGELSTARRDELIERYADRIRTEDSAGRLYGIALTRLLAGEDEIGADLLDATWERADVVREQVGQFRVVLAAGVGRVAYADLTDRDADREATLDFVGDHREKLSEPATALFERLSEGETDATPGDLKTGVEPDDEAELRDVESEVFGRFLERLA
- a CDS encoding isoaspartyl peptidase/L-asparaginase, which encodes MNVIVHGGAGSAPDEPEPRQAVLDEAAETGAGESSVVDAVEAAVRVLESSPRFNAGVGGAVQSDGAIRTDAGLMTDDREAGAVCSMPGVEHAVSAARVVMEETPHVLVSGDHAVELAADYGVETDVDLWSADTREKWDDLDSTPEGTPSEHLDWLTEKFGGNPDSAESDDPTDDHKDHDTVGAVAYDPETDEFAAATSTGGRWLALAGRVGDVPQIGSGFFAAPAGAASATGAGEDIAKTTLTRRAVRHLESGDDAQTAADRAVEAFAELTGSSAGVIVLDGDGNAGSAFNSEAMQTAVSSRSASE